Proteins from a single region of Oenanthe melanoleuca isolate GR-GAL-2019-014 chromosome 12, OMel1.0, whole genome shotgun sequence:
- the CNBP gene encoding CCHC-type zinc finger nucleic acid binding protein isoform X3, translating into MSSNECFKCGRTGHWARECPTGMGRGRGMRSRGRGFQFMSSSLPDICYRCGESGHLAKDCDLQEDEACYNCGRGGHIAKDCKEPKREREQCCYNCGKPGHLARDCDHADEQKCYSCGEFGHIQKDCTKVKCYRCGETGHVAINCSKTSEVNCYRCGESGHLARECTIEATA; encoded by the exons ATGAGCAGCAACGAGTGCTTCAAGTGTGGCCGCACTGGCCACTGGGCCCGGGAGTGCCCCACTGGGATGGGCCGTGGCCGTGGGATGAGGAGCCGTGGCAGAG GCTTCCAGTTCATGTCTTCATCTCTGCCGGATATCTGTTACCGCTGCGGTGAGTCTGGCCATCTTGCCAAGGACTGTGACCTTCAGGAGGAT GAAGCCTGCTATAACTGCGGCAGAGGTGGCCACATTGCGAAGGACTGCAAGGAGCCCAAGAGGGAGCGGGAGCAGTGCTGCTACAACTGCGGCAAGCCCGGCCACCTGGCCCGCGACTGCGACCACGCAGACGAGCAGAAGTGCTATTCTTGTGGAGAGTTCGGGCACATTCAAAAAGACTGCACCAAAGTGAAATGCTATAG GTGTGGTGAAACTGGCCATGTAGCCATCAACTGCAGCAAGACCAGCGAAGTCAACTGCTACCGCTGCGGCGAGTCAGGGCACCTTGCACGGGAATGCACAATTGAAGCTACAGcctaa
- the CNBP gene encoding CCHC-type zinc finger nucleic acid binding protein isoform X4 — protein sequence MSSNECFKCGRTGHWARECPTGMGRGRGMRSRGRGFQFMSSSLPDICYRCGESGHLAKDCDLQEDACYNCGRGGHIAKDCKEPKREREQCCYNCGKPGHLARDCDHADEQKCYSCGEFGHIQKDCTKVKCYRCGETGHVAINCSKTSEVNCYRCGESGHLARECTIEATA from the exons ATGAGCAGCAACGAGTGCTTCAAGTGTGGCCGCACTGGCCACTGGGCCCGGGAGTGCCCCACTGGGATGGGCCGTGGCCGTGGGATGAGGAGCCGTGGCAGAG GCTTCCAGTTCATGTCTTCATCTCTGCCGGATATCTGTTACCGCTGCGGTGAGTCTGGCCATCTTGCCAAGGACTGTGACCTTCAGGAGGATG CCTGCTATAACTGCGGCAGAGGTGGCCACATTGCGAAGGACTGCAAGGAGCCCAAGAGGGAGCGGGAGCAGTGCTGCTACAACTGCGGCAAGCCCGGCCACCTGGCCCGCGACTGCGACCACGCAGACGAGCAGAAGTGCTATTCTTGTGGAGAGTTCGGGCACATTCAAAAAGACTGCACCAAAGTGAAATGCTATAG GTGTGGTGAAACTGGCCATGTAGCCATCAACTGCAGCAAGACCAGCGAAGTCAACTGCTACCGCTGCGGCGAGTCAGGGCACCTTGCACGGGAATGCACAATTGAAGCTACAGcctaa
- the CNBP gene encoding CCHC-type zinc finger nucleic acid binding protein isoform X2 yields MSSNECFKCGRTGHWARECPTGMGRGRGMRSRGRAGFQFMSSSLPDICYRCGESGHLAKDCDLQEDACYNCGRGGHIAKDCKEPKREREQCCYNCGKPGHLARDCDHADEQKCYSCGEFGHIQKDCTKVKCYRCGETGHVAINCSKTSEVNCYRCGESGHLARECTIEATA; encoded by the exons ATGAGCAGCAACGAGTGCTTCAAGTGTGGCCGCACTGGCCACTGGGCCCGGGAGTGCCCCACTGGGATGGGCCGTGGCCGTGGGATGAGGAGCCGTGGCAGAG CAGGCTTCCAGTTCATGTCTTCATCTCTGCCGGATATCTGTTACCGCTGCGGTGAGTCTGGCCATCTTGCCAAGGACTGTGACCTTCAGGAGGATG CCTGCTATAACTGCGGCAGAGGTGGCCACATTGCGAAGGACTGCAAGGAGCCCAAGAGGGAGCGGGAGCAGTGCTGCTACAACTGCGGCAAGCCCGGCCACCTGGCCCGCGACTGCGACCACGCAGACGAGCAGAAGTGCTATTCTTGTGGAGAGTTCGGGCACATTCAAAAAGACTGCACCAAAGTGAAATGCTATAG GTGTGGTGAAACTGGCCATGTAGCCATCAACTGCAGCAAGACCAGCGAAGTCAACTGCTACCGCTGCGGCGAGTCAGGGCACCTTGCACGGGAATGCACAATTGAAGCTACAGcctaa
- the CNBP gene encoding CCHC-type zinc finger nucleic acid binding protein isoform X1, translating to MSSNECFKCGRTGHWARECPTGMGRGRGMRSRGRAGFQFMSSSLPDICYRCGESGHLAKDCDLQEDEACYNCGRGGHIAKDCKEPKREREQCCYNCGKPGHLARDCDHADEQKCYSCGEFGHIQKDCTKVKCYRCGETGHVAINCSKTSEVNCYRCGESGHLARECTIEATA from the exons ATGAGCAGCAACGAGTGCTTCAAGTGTGGCCGCACTGGCCACTGGGCCCGGGAGTGCCCCACTGGGATGGGCCGTGGCCGTGGGATGAGGAGCCGTGGCAGAG CAGGCTTCCAGTTCATGTCTTCATCTCTGCCGGATATCTGTTACCGCTGCGGTGAGTCTGGCCATCTTGCCAAGGACTGTGACCTTCAGGAGGAT GAAGCCTGCTATAACTGCGGCAGAGGTGGCCACATTGCGAAGGACTGCAAGGAGCCCAAGAGGGAGCGGGAGCAGTGCTGCTACAACTGCGGCAAGCCCGGCCACCTGGCCCGCGACTGCGACCACGCAGACGAGCAGAAGTGCTATTCTTGTGGAGAGTTCGGGCACATTCAAAAAGACTGCACCAAAGTGAAATGCTATAG GTGTGGTGAAACTGGCCATGTAGCCATCAACTGCAGCAAGACCAGCGAAGTCAACTGCTACCGCTGCGGCGAGTCAGGGCACCTTGCACGGGAATGCACAATTGAAGCTACAGcctaa